One genomic segment of Misgurnus anguillicaudatus chromosome 25, ASM2758022v2, whole genome shotgun sequence includes these proteins:
- the kcnc3b gene encoding potassium voltage-gated channel subfamily C member 3b isoform X1 has translation MWWLTPAPLYSPRRSSPSLMLSSVCVSSFKGRKGGNKSSNKACYSADMTCPSESEKIVINCGGVRHETYRSTLKTLPGTRLSWLTEPDAFSNFDYDPKSDEFFFDRHPSVFSFILNYYRTGKLHCPNDVCGPLFEEELAFWGIDETDVEACCWMNYRQHRDAEEALDSFENPEPEVPEDDPAVAGDEDLKRLCLQEDGRKAGWWRVWRPRIWALFEDPYSSKYARYVAFGSLLFILISISTFCMETHEAFNTIYNRTENVTEGNVTKEEIVYEVVTDSWLTYVEGVCVIWFTIEVFTRVVFCPDKAEFFKNALNIIDFVAILPFYLEVGLSGLSSKAAKDVLGFLRVVRFVRILRIFKLTRHFVGLRVLGHTLRASTNEFLLLIIFLALGVLIFATMIYYAERIGASPDDPTASAHTNFKNIPIGFWWAVVTMTTLGYGDMYPETWSGMLVGALCALAGVLTIAMPVPVIVNNFGMYYSLAMAKQKLPKKKNKHIPRAPQPGSPNYCKPDALAMATASPQRILGNVLGGLGGLTGDIGCPLAQEEIIEINRDSKQNGDAASAALANEDCPTIDQVLSPEERSPMGRTRERYQQDRACFLLNTRDFRPADGNVRKGCVISRVSTGYEKSRSLNNISGMTGSALRLTPITSTPFDPYEAPGPLRRCRSPIPSIL, from the exons CCTGCTCCTCTCTACTCCCCTCGCCGCTCTTCTCCCTCCCTTATGCTCAGTTCGGTGTGTGTCTCCTCATTCAAAGGGCGCAAGGGTGGGAACAAGTCGTCCAACAAAGCATGTTACAGCGCCGACATGACTTGCCCGTCGGAAAGCGAGAAGATCGTCATCAACTGCGGCGGCGTGAGGCACGAGACGTACCGGAGCACGCTAAAGACGCTGCCCGGTACGCGGCTCTCGTGGCTCACTGAGCCGGACGCGTTCAGCAACTTCGACTACGACCCGAAGTCCGACGAGTTCTTCTTCGACCGACACCCGTCAGTCTTCTCCTTCATCCTCAACTACTACAGGACGGGCAAGTTGCACTGTCCCAACGACGTCTGCGGGCCGCTGTTCGAGGAGGAGCTCGCCTTCTGGGGCATCGACGAGACGGACGTGGAGGCGTGCTGCTGGATGAACTACCGGCAGCATCGGGACGCGGAGGAGGCGCTGGACAGCTTCGAGAACCCCGAGCCGGAGGTACCGGAGGACGACCCGGCGGTGGCGGGGGACGAGGATCTAAAACGACTTTGTCTGCAGGAGGACGGCAGGAAGGCGGGCTGGTGGCGCGTTTGGAGACCGAGGATCTGGGCGCTTTTCGAGGACCCCTATTCATCCAAATACGCGCGG TATGTGGCGTTTGGATCCCTACTCTTCATCCTTATCTCCATTTCCACGTTTTGCATGGAGACGCACGAAGCCTTCAACACCATCTACAACAGAACTGAGAACGTTACAGAGGGGAACGTCACGAAAGAGGAGATCGTGTACGAAGTGGTGACGGACAGTTGGTTGACGTACGTGGAGGGCGTGTGCGTGATCTGGTTCACCATCGAGGTTTTCACGCGTGTCGTCTTCTGTCCCGACAAGGCAGAGTTCTTCAAAAACGCTTTGAACATCATCGACTTCGTGGCCATCTTGCCCTTCTACCTTGAGGTCGGCCTGAGCGGCCTCTCCTCCAAAGCGGCGAAAGACGTGCTGGGCTTCCTTCGGGTGGTGCGATTCGTCCGAATTCTGCGTATCTTCAAGTTGACCCGTCACTTCGTGGGCCTGCGCGTTCTCGGACACACGCTCCGCGCCAGCACCAACGAGTTCCTCCTTCTAATCATCTTCCTCGCCCTCGGAGTTCTCATCTTTGCCACCATGATCTACTACGCCGAGAGGATAGGAGCGAGTCCGGACGACCCCACGGCTAGCGCGCACACCAACTTTAAAAACATCCCAATTGGTTTCTGGTGGGCTGTGGTGACCATGACTACGCTGGGCTATGGAGATATGTACCCTGAGACGTGGTCAGGGATGCTGGTGGGGGCGCTGTGTGCCCTCGCGGGTGTGCTGACTATTGCCATGCCCGTGCCCGTGATTGTGAATAACTTTGGCATGTATTATTCACTGGCCATGGCCAAGCAGAAGTTGCCCAAAAAGAAGAATAAACACATCCCGCGAGCACCCCAACCCGGCTCGCCCAATTACTGTAAGCCGGATGCCCTCGCCATGGCCACGGCCTCGCCACAGAGGATCCTGGGTAATGTGCTGGGTGGATTAGGTGGACTTACTGGAGACATAGGATGCCCTCTTGCTCAGGAGGAAATCATAGAGATTAACAGAG ACTCAAAGCAGAATGGTGACGCTGCCAGCGCCGCTTTAGCGAACGAAGACTGTCCGACGATCGATCAGGTACTAAGTCCAGAAGAGCGCAGCCCGATGGGCCGAACGAGAGAACGGTATCAGCAGGACCGAGCCTGTTTCCTCCTCAACACACGAGATTTTCGACCCGCTGATGGGAATGTGAGGAAAG GTTGTGTCATATCCCGCGTTT
- the kcnc3b gene encoding potassium voltage-gated channel subfamily C member 3b isoform X2 has translation MWWLTPAPLYSPRRSSPSLMLSSVCVSSFKGRKGGNKSSNKACYSADMTCPSESEKIVINCGGVRHETYRSTLKTLPGTRLSWLTEPDAFSNFDYDPKSDEFFFDRHPSVFSFILNYYRTGKLHCPNDVCGPLFEEELAFWGIDETDVEACCWMNYRQHRDAEEALDSFENPEPEVPEDDPAVAGDEDLKRLCLQEDGRKAGWWRVWRPRIWALFEDPYSSKYARYVAFGSLLFILISISTFCMETHEAFNTIYNRTENVTEGNVTKEEIVYEVVTDSWLTYVEGVCVIWFTIEVFTRVVFCPDKAEFFKNALNIIDFVAILPFYLEVGLSGLSSKAAKDVLGFLRVVRFVRILRIFKLTRHFVGLRVLGHTLRASTNEFLLLIIFLALGVLIFATMIYYAERIGASPDDPTASAHTNFKNIPIGFWWAVVTMTTLGYGDMYPETWSGMLVGALCALAGVLTIAMPVPVIVNNFGMYYSLAMAKQKLPKKKNKHIPRAPQPGSPNYCKPDALAMATASPQRILGNVLGGLGGLTGDIGCPLAQEEIIEINRDSKQNGDAASAALANEDCPTIDQVLSPEERSPMGRTRERYQQDRACFLLNTRDFRPADGNVRKATGYEKSRSLNNISGMTGSALRLTPITSTPFDPYEAPGPLRRCRSPIPSIL, from the exons CCTGCTCCTCTCTACTCCCCTCGCCGCTCTTCTCCCTCCCTTATGCTCAGTTCGGTGTGTGTCTCCTCATTCAAAGGGCGCAAGGGTGGGAACAAGTCGTCCAACAAAGCATGTTACAGCGCCGACATGACTTGCCCGTCGGAAAGCGAGAAGATCGTCATCAACTGCGGCGGCGTGAGGCACGAGACGTACCGGAGCACGCTAAAGACGCTGCCCGGTACGCGGCTCTCGTGGCTCACTGAGCCGGACGCGTTCAGCAACTTCGACTACGACCCGAAGTCCGACGAGTTCTTCTTCGACCGACACCCGTCAGTCTTCTCCTTCATCCTCAACTACTACAGGACGGGCAAGTTGCACTGTCCCAACGACGTCTGCGGGCCGCTGTTCGAGGAGGAGCTCGCCTTCTGGGGCATCGACGAGACGGACGTGGAGGCGTGCTGCTGGATGAACTACCGGCAGCATCGGGACGCGGAGGAGGCGCTGGACAGCTTCGAGAACCCCGAGCCGGAGGTACCGGAGGACGACCCGGCGGTGGCGGGGGACGAGGATCTAAAACGACTTTGTCTGCAGGAGGACGGCAGGAAGGCGGGCTGGTGGCGCGTTTGGAGACCGAGGATCTGGGCGCTTTTCGAGGACCCCTATTCATCCAAATACGCGCGG TATGTGGCGTTTGGATCCCTACTCTTCATCCTTATCTCCATTTCCACGTTTTGCATGGAGACGCACGAAGCCTTCAACACCATCTACAACAGAACTGAGAACGTTACAGAGGGGAACGTCACGAAAGAGGAGATCGTGTACGAAGTGGTGACGGACAGTTGGTTGACGTACGTGGAGGGCGTGTGCGTGATCTGGTTCACCATCGAGGTTTTCACGCGTGTCGTCTTCTGTCCCGACAAGGCAGAGTTCTTCAAAAACGCTTTGAACATCATCGACTTCGTGGCCATCTTGCCCTTCTACCTTGAGGTCGGCCTGAGCGGCCTCTCCTCCAAAGCGGCGAAAGACGTGCTGGGCTTCCTTCGGGTGGTGCGATTCGTCCGAATTCTGCGTATCTTCAAGTTGACCCGTCACTTCGTGGGCCTGCGCGTTCTCGGACACACGCTCCGCGCCAGCACCAACGAGTTCCTCCTTCTAATCATCTTCCTCGCCCTCGGAGTTCTCATCTTTGCCACCATGATCTACTACGCCGAGAGGATAGGAGCGAGTCCGGACGACCCCACGGCTAGCGCGCACACCAACTTTAAAAACATCCCAATTGGTTTCTGGTGGGCTGTGGTGACCATGACTACGCTGGGCTATGGAGATATGTACCCTGAGACGTGGTCAGGGATGCTGGTGGGGGCGCTGTGTGCCCTCGCGGGTGTGCTGACTATTGCCATGCCCGTGCCCGTGATTGTGAATAACTTTGGCATGTATTATTCACTGGCCATGGCCAAGCAGAAGTTGCCCAAAAAGAAGAATAAACACATCCCGCGAGCACCCCAACCCGGCTCGCCCAATTACTGTAAGCCGGATGCCCTCGCCATGGCCACGGCCTCGCCACAGAGGATCCTGGGTAATGTGCTGGGTGGATTAGGTGGACTTACTGGAGACATAGGATGCCCTCTTGCTCAGGAGGAAATCATAGAGATTAACAGAG ACTCAAAGCAGAATGGTGACGCTGCCAGCGCCGCTTTAGCGAACGAAGACTGTCCGACGATCGATCAGGTACTAAGTCCAGAAGAGCGCAGCCCGATGGGCCGAACGAGAGAACGGTATCAGCAGGACCGAGCCTGTTTCCTCCTCAACACACGAGATTTTCGACCCGCTGATGGGAATGTGAGGAAAG
- the kcnc3b gene encoding potassium voltage-gated channel subfamily C member 3b isoform X4, with the protein MWWLTPAPLYSPRRSSPSLMLSSVCVSSFKGRKGGNKSSNKACYSADMTCPSESEKIVINCGGVRHETYRSTLKTLPGTRLSWLTEPDAFSNFDYDPKSDEFFFDRHPSVFSFILNYYRTGKLHCPNDVCGPLFEEELAFWGIDETDVEACCWMNYRQHRDAEEALDSFENPEPEVPEDDPAVAGDEDLKRLCLQEDGRKAGWWRVWRPRIWALFEDPYSSKYARYVAFGSLLFILISISTFCMETHEAFNTIYNRTENVTEGNVTKEEIVYEVVTDSWLTYVEGVCVIWFTIEVFTRVVFCPDKAEFFKNALNIIDFVAILPFYLEVGLSGLSSKAAKDVLGFLRVVRFVRILRIFKLTRHFVGLRVLGHTLRASTNEFLLLIIFLALGVLIFATMIYYAERIGASPDDPTASAHTNFKNIPIGFWWAVVTMTTLGYGDMYPETWSGMLVGALCALAGVLTIAMPVPVIVNNFGMYYSLAMAKQKLPKKKNKHIPRAPQPGSPNYCKPDALAMATASPQRILGNVLGGLGGLTGDIGCPLAQEEIIEINRDSKQNGDAASAALANEDCPTIDQVLSPEERSPMGRTRERYQQDRACFLLNTRDFRPADGNVRKGRHCSASVSNA; encoded by the exons CCTGCTCCTCTCTACTCCCCTCGCCGCTCTTCTCCCTCCCTTATGCTCAGTTCGGTGTGTGTCTCCTCATTCAAAGGGCGCAAGGGTGGGAACAAGTCGTCCAACAAAGCATGTTACAGCGCCGACATGACTTGCCCGTCGGAAAGCGAGAAGATCGTCATCAACTGCGGCGGCGTGAGGCACGAGACGTACCGGAGCACGCTAAAGACGCTGCCCGGTACGCGGCTCTCGTGGCTCACTGAGCCGGACGCGTTCAGCAACTTCGACTACGACCCGAAGTCCGACGAGTTCTTCTTCGACCGACACCCGTCAGTCTTCTCCTTCATCCTCAACTACTACAGGACGGGCAAGTTGCACTGTCCCAACGACGTCTGCGGGCCGCTGTTCGAGGAGGAGCTCGCCTTCTGGGGCATCGACGAGACGGACGTGGAGGCGTGCTGCTGGATGAACTACCGGCAGCATCGGGACGCGGAGGAGGCGCTGGACAGCTTCGAGAACCCCGAGCCGGAGGTACCGGAGGACGACCCGGCGGTGGCGGGGGACGAGGATCTAAAACGACTTTGTCTGCAGGAGGACGGCAGGAAGGCGGGCTGGTGGCGCGTTTGGAGACCGAGGATCTGGGCGCTTTTCGAGGACCCCTATTCATCCAAATACGCGCGG TATGTGGCGTTTGGATCCCTACTCTTCATCCTTATCTCCATTTCCACGTTTTGCATGGAGACGCACGAAGCCTTCAACACCATCTACAACAGAACTGAGAACGTTACAGAGGGGAACGTCACGAAAGAGGAGATCGTGTACGAAGTGGTGACGGACAGTTGGTTGACGTACGTGGAGGGCGTGTGCGTGATCTGGTTCACCATCGAGGTTTTCACGCGTGTCGTCTTCTGTCCCGACAAGGCAGAGTTCTTCAAAAACGCTTTGAACATCATCGACTTCGTGGCCATCTTGCCCTTCTACCTTGAGGTCGGCCTGAGCGGCCTCTCCTCCAAAGCGGCGAAAGACGTGCTGGGCTTCCTTCGGGTGGTGCGATTCGTCCGAATTCTGCGTATCTTCAAGTTGACCCGTCACTTCGTGGGCCTGCGCGTTCTCGGACACACGCTCCGCGCCAGCACCAACGAGTTCCTCCTTCTAATCATCTTCCTCGCCCTCGGAGTTCTCATCTTTGCCACCATGATCTACTACGCCGAGAGGATAGGAGCGAGTCCGGACGACCCCACGGCTAGCGCGCACACCAACTTTAAAAACATCCCAATTGGTTTCTGGTGGGCTGTGGTGACCATGACTACGCTGGGCTATGGAGATATGTACCCTGAGACGTGGTCAGGGATGCTGGTGGGGGCGCTGTGTGCCCTCGCGGGTGTGCTGACTATTGCCATGCCCGTGCCCGTGATTGTGAATAACTTTGGCATGTATTATTCACTGGCCATGGCCAAGCAGAAGTTGCCCAAAAAGAAGAATAAACACATCCCGCGAGCACCCCAACCCGGCTCGCCCAATTACTGTAAGCCGGATGCCCTCGCCATGGCCACGGCCTCGCCACAGAGGATCCTGGGTAATGTGCTGGGTGGATTAGGTGGACTTACTGGAGACATAGGATGCCCTCTTGCTCAGGAGGAAATCATAGAGATTAACAGAG ACTCAAAGCAGAATGGTGACGCTGCCAGCGCCGCTTTAGCGAACGAAGACTGTCCGACGATCGATCAGGTACTAAGTCCAGAAGAGCGCAGCCCGATGGGCCGAACGAGAGAACGGTATCAGCAGGACCGAGCCTGTTTCCTCCTCAACACACGAGATTTTCGACCCGCTGATGGGAATGTGAGGAAAG
- the kcnc3b gene encoding potassium voltage-gated channel subfamily C member 3b isoform X5 — MWWLTPAPLYSPRRSSPSLMLSSVCVSSFKGRKGGNKSSNKACYSADMTCPSESEKIVINCGGVRHETYRSTLKTLPGTRLSWLTEPDAFSNFDYDPKSDEFFFDRHPSVFSFILNYYRTGKLHCPNDVCGPLFEEELAFWGIDETDVEACCWMNYRQHRDAEEALDSFENPEPEVPEDDPAVAGDEDLKRLCLQEDGRKAGWWRVWRPRIWALFEDPYSSKYARYVAFGSLLFILISISTFCMETHEAFNTIYNRTENVTEGNVTKEEIVYEVVTDSWLTYVEGVCVIWFTIEVFTRVVFCPDKAEFFKNALNIIDFVAILPFYLEVGLSGLSSKAAKDVLGFLRVVRFVRILRIFKLTRHFVGLRVLGHTLRASTNEFLLLIIFLALGVLIFATMIYYAERIGASPDDPTASAHTNFKNIPIGFWWAVVTMTTLGYGDMYPETWSGMLVGALCALAGVLTIAMPVPVIVNNFGMYYSLAMAKQKLPKKKNKHIPRAPQPGSPNYCKPDALAMATASPQRILGNVLGGLGGLTGDIGCPLAQEEIIEINRDSKQNGDAASAALANEDCPTIDQVLSPEERSPMGRTRERYQQDRACFLLNTRDFRPADGNVRKVLSF, encoded by the exons CCTGCTCCTCTCTACTCCCCTCGCCGCTCTTCTCCCTCCCTTATGCTCAGTTCGGTGTGTGTCTCCTCATTCAAAGGGCGCAAGGGTGGGAACAAGTCGTCCAACAAAGCATGTTACAGCGCCGACATGACTTGCCCGTCGGAAAGCGAGAAGATCGTCATCAACTGCGGCGGCGTGAGGCACGAGACGTACCGGAGCACGCTAAAGACGCTGCCCGGTACGCGGCTCTCGTGGCTCACTGAGCCGGACGCGTTCAGCAACTTCGACTACGACCCGAAGTCCGACGAGTTCTTCTTCGACCGACACCCGTCAGTCTTCTCCTTCATCCTCAACTACTACAGGACGGGCAAGTTGCACTGTCCCAACGACGTCTGCGGGCCGCTGTTCGAGGAGGAGCTCGCCTTCTGGGGCATCGACGAGACGGACGTGGAGGCGTGCTGCTGGATGAACTACCGGCAGCATCGGGACGCGGAGGAGGCGCTGGACAGCTTCGAGAACCCCGAGCCGGAGGTACCGGAGGACGACCCGGCGGTGGCGGGGGACGAGGATCTAAAACGACTTTGTCTGCAGGAGGACGGCAGGAAGGCGGGCTGGTGGCGCGTTTGGAGACCGAGGATCTGGGCGCTTTTCGAGGACCCCTATTCATCCAAATACGCGCGG TATGTGGCGTTTGGATCCCTACTCTTCATCCTTATCTCCATTTCCACGTTTTGCATGGAGACGCACGAAGCCTTCAACACCATCTACAACAGAACTGAGAACGTTACAGAGGGGAACGTCACGAAAGAGGAGATCGTGTACGAAGTGGTGACGGACAGTTGGTTGACGTACGTGGAGGGCGTGTGCGTGATCTGGTTCACCATCGAGGTTTTCACGCGTGTCGTCTTCTGTCCCGACAAGGCAGAGTTCTTCAAAAACGCTTTGAACATCATCGACTTCGTGGCCATCTTGCCCTTCTACCTTGAGGTCGGCCTGAGCGGCCTCTCCTCCAAAGCGGCGAAAGACGTGCTGGGCTTCCTTCGGGTGGTGCGATTCGTCCGAATTCTGCGTATCTTCAAGTTGACCCGTCACTTCGTGGGCCTGCGCGTTCTCGGACACACGCTCCGCGCCAGCACCAACGAGTTCCTCCTTCTAATCATCTTCCTCGCCCTCGGAGTTCTCATCTTTGCCACCATGATCTACTACGCCGAGAGGATAGGAGCGAGTCCGGACGACCCCACGGCTAGCGCGCACACCAACTTTAAAAACATCCCAATTGGTTTCTGGTGGGCTGTGGTGACCATGACTACGCTGGGCTATGGAGATATGTACCCTGAGACGTGGTCAGGGATGCTGGTGGGGGCGCTGTGTGCCCTCGCGGGTGTGCTGACTATTGCCATGCCCGTGCCCGTGATTGTGAATAACTTTGGCATGTATTATTCACTGGCCATGGCCAAGCAGAAGTTGCCCAAAAAGAAGAATAAACACATCCCGCGAGCACCCCAACCCGGCTCGCCCAATTACTGTAAGCCGGATGCCCTCGCCATGGCCACGGCCTCGCCACAGAGGATCCTGGGTAATGTGCTGGGTGGATTAGGTGGACTTACTGGAGACATAGGATGCCCTCTTGCTCAGGAGGAAATCATAGAGATTAACAGAG ACTCAAAGCAGAATGGTGACGCTGCCAGCGCCGCTTTAGCGAACGAAGACTGTCCGACGATCGATCAGGTACTAAGTCCAGAAGAGCGCAGCCCGATGGGCCGAACGAGAGAACGGTATCAGCAGGACCGAGCCTGTTTCCTCCTCAACACACGAGATTTTCGACCCGCTGATGGGAATGTGAGGAAAG
- the kcnc3b gene encoding potassium voltage-gated channel subfamily C member 3b isoform X3: protein MLSSVCVSSFKGRKGGNKSSNKACYSADMTCPSESEKIVINCGGVRHETYRSTLKTLPGTRLSWLTEPDAFSNFDYDPKSDEFFFDRHPSVFSFILNYYRTGKLHCPNDVCGPLFEEELAFWGIDETDVEACCWMNYRQHRDAEEALDSFENPEPEVPEDDPAVAGDEDLKRLCLQEDGRKAGWWRVWRPRIWALFEDPYSSKYARYVAFGSLLFILISISTFCMETHEAFNTIYNRTENVTEGNVTKEEIVYEVVTDSWLTYVEGVCVIWFTIEVFTRVVFCPDKAEFFKNALNIIDFVAILPFYLEVGLSGLSSKAAKDVLGFLRVVRFVRILRIFKLTRHFVGLRVLGHTLRASTNEFLLLIIFLALGVLIFATMIYYAERIGASPDDPTASAHTNFKNIPIGFWWAVVTMTTLGYGDMYPETWSGMLVGALCALAGVLTIAMPVPVIVNNFGMYYSLAMAKQKLPKKKNKHIPRAPQPGSPNYCKPDALAMATASPQRILGNVLGGLGGLTGDIGCPLAQEEIIEINRDSKQNGDAASAALANEDCPTIDQVLSPEERSPMGRTRERYQQDRACFLLNTRDFRPADGNVRKGCVISRVSTGYEKSRSLNNISGMTGSALRLTPITSTPFDPYEAPGPLRRCRSPIPSIL, encoded by the exons ATGCTCAGTTCGGTGTGTGTCTCCTCATTCAAAGGGCGCAAGGGTGGGAACAAGTCGTCCAACAAAGCATGTTACAGCGCCGACATGACTTGCCCGTCGGAAAGCGAGAAGATCGTCATCAACTGCGGCGGCGTGAGGCACGAGACGTACCGGAGCACGCTAAAGACGCTGCCCGGTACGCGGCTCTCGTGGCTCACTGAGCCGGACGCGTTCAGCAACTTCGACTACGACCCGAAGTCCGACGAGTTCTTCTTCGACCGACACCCGTCAGTCTTCTCCTTCATCCTCAACTACTACAGGACGGGCAAGTTGCACTGTCCCAACGACGTCTGCGGGCCGCTGTTCGAGGAGGAGCTCGCCTTCTGGGGCATCGACGAGACGGACGTGGAGGCGTGCTGCTGGATGAACTACCGGCAGCATCGGGACGCGGAGGAGGCGCTGGACAGCTTCGAGAACCCCGAGCCGGAGGTACCGGAGGACGACCCGGCGGTGGCGGGGGACGAGGATCTAAAACGACTTTGTCTGCAGGAGGACGGCAGGAAGGCGGGCTGGTGGCGCGTTTGGAGACCGAGGATCTGGGCGCTTTTCGAGGACCCCTATTCATCCAAATACGCGCGG TATGTGGCGTTTGGATCCCTACTCTTCATCCTTATCTCCATTTCCACGTTTTGCATGGAGACGCACGAAGCCTTCAACACCATCTACAACAGAACTGAGAACGTTACAGAGGGGAACGTCACGAAAGAGGAGATCGTGTACGAAGTGGTGACGGACAGTTGGTTGACGTACGTGGAGGGCGTGTGCGTGATCTGGTTCACCATCGAGGTTTTCACGCGTGTCGTCTTCTGTCCCGACAAGGCAGAGTTCTTCAAAAACGCTTTGAACATCATCGACTTCGTGGCCATCTTGCCCTTCTACCTTGAGGTCGGCCTGAGCGGCCTCTCCTCCAAAGCGGCGAAAGACGTGCTGGGCTTCCTTCGGGTGGTGCGATTCGTCCGAATTCTGCGTATCTTCAAGTTGACCCGTCACTTCGTGGGCCTGCGCGTTCTCGGACACACGCTCCGCGCCAGCACCAACGAGTTCCTCCTTCTAATCATCTTCCTCGCCCTCGGAGTTCTCATCTTTGCCACCATGATCTACTACGCCGAGAGGATAGGAGCGAGTCCGGACGACCCCACGGCTAGCGCGCACACCAACTTTAAAAACATCCCAATTGGTTTCTGGTGGGCTGTGGTGACCATGACTACGCTGGGCTATGGAGATATGTACCCTGAGACGTGGTCAGGGATGCTGGTGGGGGCGCTGTGTGCCCTCGCGGGTGTGCTGACTATTGCCATGCCCGTGCCCGTGATTGTGAATAACTTTGGCATGTATTATTCACTGGCCATGGCCAAGCAGAAGTTGCCCAAAAAGAAGAATAAACACATCCCGCGAGCACCCCAACCCGGCTCGCCCAATTACTGTAAGCCGGATGCCCTCGCCATGGCCACGGCCTCGCCACAGAGGATCCTGGGTAATGTGCTGGGTGGATTAGGTGGACTTACTGGAGACATAGGATGCCCTCTTGCTCAGGAGGAAATCATAGAGATTAACAGAG ACTCAAAGCAGAATGGTGACGCTGCCAGCGCCGCTTTAGCGAACGAAGACTGTCCGACGATCGATCAGGTACTAAGTCCAGAAGAGCGCAGCCCGATGGGCCGAACGAGAGAACGGTATCAGCAGGACCGAGCCTGTTTCCTCCTCAACACACGAGATTTTCGACCCGCTGATGGGAATGTGAGGAAAG GTTGTGTCATATCCCGCGTTT